From a region of the Thermosipho melanesiensis BI429 genome:
- a CDS encoding amidohydrolase family protein, with protein sequence MKAIINANIFDYENYIENQYILFENQIIEVGAMENYPGALYEINAKNSIVMPGFVVGHTHIYSTFARGINLSFSPKNFKDILEQLWWKIDAKLGKDEIFYSALVAGIEFLKSGVTTVFDHHASGALIRNSLNTLKEALIDNIGLRGIFCFETSDRFPVRKCIDENLEFLQNNSQMYAGIFGLHASLSLSDKTLKTIAEEYNGPIHIHVAESIDDVDYSVSNYGLTVVERLNKFGLLRKNSILAHCVHVSEKELGLISKNNCYVALNVSSNMNNAVGLPNYKKMKTFNVKTIVGNDGLGFNFARELLALLFSMKLNGHSPLAFNLNDLKNVITNTYEIAQYYLNVKLGRILPGYAADFVIVPYTPPTPIDKTNAFSHFVYGILDNFKPSHGIVNGKILMENHKINLQVNEIYSIARKIAQRLWESLI encoded by the coding sequence ATGAAGGCTATCATTAATGCAAACATCTTTGATTATGAAAACTATATAGAAAATCAATACATTCTATTTGAAAATCAAATAATTGAAGTTGGTGCAATGGAAAATTATCCAGGAGCGCTTTATGAAATTAACGCAAAAAACTCCATTGTAATGCCTGGTTTTGTAGTAGGACATACACATATCTACTCCACCTTTGCTCGTGGTATTAACCTTTCTTTTTCACCAAAAAATTTCAAAGATATACTAGAACAACTTTGGTGGAAAATCGACGCAAAACTTGGAAAAGACGAAATATTCTATAGTGCTTTGGTTGCTGGTATAGAATTTTTAAAATCGGGAGTTACCACTGTTTTTGATCATCATGCAAGCGGTGCTTTAATTCGAAATAGCCTAAACACCCTAAAAGAAGCTTTAATTGACAATATAGGTTTAAGGGGGATATTTTGTTTTGAAACAAGTGATAGATTCCCAGTAAGAAAATGTATAGATGAAAATCTAGAATTTTTGCAAAACAACTCACAAATGTATGCTGGGATTTTTGGGTTACATGCTTCTTTAAGTTTATCAGATAAGACACTTAAAACCATAGCAGAAGAATACAACGGACCAATTCATATACACGTTGCAGAAAGTATTGACGATGTCGATTATTCAGTTTCAAATTACGGACTTACAGTTGTCGAACGTTTAAACAAATTTGGATTATTAAGAAAAAATTCTATATTAGCCCACTGTGTACACGTTAGTGAAAAAGAACTAGGATTAATATCAAAAAACAACTGTTATGTTGCATTAAATGTCTCATCAAATATGAACAATGCAGTAGGGTTACCAAATTACAAAAAGATGAAAACATTTAATGTAAAAACAATTGTTGGAAACGATGGGCTTGGTTTTAACTTTGCACGGGAACTCTTAGCACTATTATTTTCCATGAAATTAAATGGCCATTCTCCGTTGGCATTTAACCTTAATGATCTTAAAAATGTTATAACCAACACTTACGAAATTGCACAATATTATTTAAACGTAAAACTTGGCAGGATATTACCTGGTTATGCTGCTGATTTTGTGATAGTACCATACACACCACCTACACCCATAGACAAGACCAACGCATTTTCTCACTTTGTTTATGGAATTCTAGATAATTTTAAACCTTCACATGGAATAGTAAATGGAAAAATTCTAATGGAAAACCACAAAATAAACCTTCAAGTAAATGAAATATACAGTATTGCAAGAAAAATTGCACAAAGATTATGGGAATCACTAATATAA
- a CDS encoding 4Fe-4S binding protein, whose protein sequence is MDLSTEISGIKIENPLMPASGPLVGDYEKIKFIDSTGVGAIVTKTISTKAANVPRPCIYGENNFVMNAELWSELPPETWIKEILPKLKNELKKPLIVSVGYTIEDMEILIPQLNEYADAFEISTHYVGKDYNTIANIVKAIRKNTNKPIFMKLSPHIPDPVEFTKTILENGANGIVAINSWGPTMKIDIKNRKTLIGNEKGQVWLSGPVIKPIALSIVKTIRDAFPDITIIGVGGIKSAEDVIEFLLSGADAVQLLSSALIFGKDIYEKILNQLPSTLEKYEFNSINEVLNTELTVGTVKYTPNYPKVNHEKCTLCGICEKVCPYFAIKIDKKVKINTYKCFGCGLCESRCPTKSIKIKY, encoded by the coding sequence ATGGACCTTTCAACGGAAATATCAGGCATTAAAATTGAAAATCCATTAATGCCTGCCTCAGGACCGTTAGTTGGTGATTACGAAAAAATAAAATTTATCGATTCAACAGGTGTTGGAGCAATTGTTACTAAAACTATTTCAACAAAGGCGGCAAATGTTCCAAGACCATGTATATACGGTGAAAATAACTTTGTTATGAACGCAGAACTGTGGTCCGAATTACCTCCCGAAACATGGATAAAAGAAATACTACCAAAATTGAAAAATGAACTAAAAAAACCTCTAATAGTAAGTGTAGGATATACAATAGAAGATATGGAAATCTTAATTCCACAACTTAATGAATACGCTGATGCATTTGAAATTTCTACACATTATGTAGGAAAAGATTACAATACAATAGCAAATATTGTAAAAGCTATTAGAAAAAATACAAATAAACCCATCTTTATGAAATTAAGTCCCCATATTCCAGATCCCGTAGAATTTACAAAAACAATTTTGGAAAATGGTGCAAATGGAATAGTAGCCATTAACTCCTGGGGACCAACAATGAAAATAGATATAAAAAACAGAAAGACATTAATAGGAAATGAAAAGGGACAAGTCTGGTTATCCGGTCCTGTTATTAAACCTATTGCCCTTTCCATAGTAAAAACAATTAGGGATGCTTTTCCAGATATTACAATAATAGGCGTTGGAGGAATAAAATCTGCAGAAGATGTAATAGAATTCTTACTTTCCGGGGCCGACGCAGTTCAATTACTCTCTTCTGCTCTTATCTTCGGAAAAGATATATACGAAAAAATTTTAAATCAACTACCTTCTACTTTAGAAAAATATGAATTTAATTCAATTAACGAAGTATTAAATACTGAATTAACTGTAGGAACCGTTAAATACACACCAAACTATCCAAAAGTAAACCATGAAAAATGTACGCTATGCGGAATTTGTGAAAAGGTATGTCCATACTTTGCAATAAAAATAGATAAAAAAGTTAAAATAAACACCTATAAATGTTTTGGTTGTGGGCTTTGTGAAAGTAGATGTCCAACAAAATCAATCAAAATAAAATATTAA
- a CDS encoding stage V sporulation protein S, whose product MEVLKVASGSNPNKVAGALAGVIREKGKAEVQAIGAGAVNQAVKAIAIARGYLAPSGIDLVCVPAFTDVNIENESRTALKFIVFPRE is encoded by the coding sequence ATGGAAGTTTTAAAAGTTGCATCTGGTTCAAATCCAAACAAGGTTGCCGGTGCTCTTGCGGGTGTAATCAGGGAAAAAGGGAAAGCGGAAGTTCAAGCAATTGGTGCTGGTGCCGTAAACCAAGCAGTTAAGGCTATCGCAATTGCAAGGGGTTATCTTGCTCCAAGTGGAATTGATCTTGTTTGTGTTCCAGCTTTTACCGATGTAAATATTGAAAATGAATCAAGAACAGCATTGAAGTTCATAGTCTTTCCAAGAGAATAA